One genomic window of Armatimonadota bacterium includes the following:
- the rplI gene encoding 50S ribosomal protein L9, with protein sequence MKVILTRDVKDLGKAGELVNTSEGYFRNFLLPRKMAVLADAGAMKAYEQKKKTLEMKGEKLLAEAKATAEKVNNLKVVIKGKAGSGTKLYGSVTNQEISDALKAQHGIIIDKRKIHTTDPIKTIGTYEVPVKLHHDVSTNIHVEVVGEE encoded by the coding sequence ATGAAAGTTATCCTTACCCGAGATGTTAAAGACCTGGGCAAGGCTGGTGAGCTTGTAAACACTTCCGAGGGATATTTTCGCAACTTTCTACTGCCGCGCAAGATGGCCGTACTCGCTGACGCAGGCGCAATGAAAGCATATGAGCAAAAGAAGAAAACGCTTGAGATGAAGGGCGAGAAGCTGCTTGCCGAAGCAAAAGCCACTGCAGAGAAGGTCAACAATCTCAAGGTCGTAATAAAAGGTAAGGCTGGATCAGGCACCAAGCTCTATGGCTCAGTTACCAACCAGGAGATTTCCGATGCCCTGAAAGCTCAGCACGGCATCATAATCGATAAACGCAAGATTCACACAACCGATCCCATCAAGACCATCGGCACATACGAAGTGCCCGTAAAGCTCCATCACGATGTTTCGACCAATATCCATGTCGAAGTCGTAGGCGAGGAGTAA